From Litorilinea aerophila, the proteins below share one genomic window:
- a CDS encoding leucyl aminopeptidase has product MIQLQVVQGNIVQQEADCIVVNLFAGVTEPAGATGALDRALDGAIRRLIQSGDFSGEAGTTATLYTSGQIPAPRVLVVGLGPQERFDLHAARKAAATAARALGRMKGVRRFATVVHGGGAGGLEPTDAAQALAEGTLLADYTPPQYKREPQSSHLETCTVVEFDAARVDAVAAGVQAGQAIATGVYRARDYISEPPNVLTPVEFARRAQAMAEEVGLRCTVLGEAEMRELKMGMLLAVSQGSANEAQLIILEHAPAGSEAQQPLVLVGKGITFDTGGISLKPSANMWYMKDDMSGAAAVIGALEAIARLGLPRRVIGVAACVENMPDGAAYRPGDILTSMTGKTAEIISTDAEGRLVLADALGYVARFNPAAVVDLATLTGAIGVALGTQAAGLFANDEALQQALLGAADRSGERLWPMPLYDEYKEEIKSDMAEVKNSGGRDGGVATSAKFLEHFTEGYPWAHLDIAAMAWAKSDQNPLIPKGAAGYGVRLLVELAKAY; this is encoded by the coding sequence GTGATCCAGCTACAGGTCGTTCAAGGGAACATTGTCCAGCAAGAAGCCGACTGCATTGTGGTGAACCTCTTCGCCGGCGTGACGGAACCAGCTGGCGCCACCGGCGCGCTGGATCGGGCATTGGATGGCGCTATCCGCCGGCTCATCCAGAGCGGTGACTTCAGCGGCGAGGCAGGCACCACCGCAACCCTCTACACCAGTGGCCAGATCCCGGCCCCGCGGGTGCTGGTGGTGGGCCTGGGCCCCCAGGAGCGTTTCGACCTCCACGCCGCGCGCAAAGCAGCTGCCACTGCGGCCCGGGCCTTGGGCCGGATGAAGGGCGTGCGCCGCTTCGCCACGGTGGTTCACGGCGGGGGCGCGGGCGGTCTGGAACCTACGGACGCAGCCCAGGCCCTGGCCGAAGGGACCCTGCTGGCCGACTACACGCCCCCCCAATACAAACGTGAGCCCCAGTCCAGCCACCTGGAGACCTGCACCGTGGTGGAGTTCGACGCCGCCAGGGTGGATGCTGTGGCCGCCGGCGTGCAGGCTGGCCAGGCCATCGCGACCGGTGTCTACCGGGCGCGGGATTACATCAGCGAGCCGCCCAATGTCCTCACGCCGGTGGAGTTCGCCCGGCGGGCCCAGGCCATGGCCGAGGAGGTAGGCCTCCGATGCACGGTGCTGGGCGAGGCGGAGATGCGGGAGCTGAAGATGGGGATGCTGCTGGCCGTTAGCCAGGGCAGCGCCAACGAGGCCCAGCTCATCATCCTGGAGCACGCCCCCGCCGGCAGCGAGGCGCAGCAGCCCCTGGTGCTGGTGGGCAAGGGCATCACCTTCGACACAGGCGGTATCAGCCTCAAGCCGTCGGCCAACATGTGGTACATGAAAGACGACATGAGCGGCGCCGCAGCGGTGATCGGCGCGCTGGAGGCCATTGCCCGCCTGGGGCTGCCCCGGCGGGTGATCGGCGTGGCTGCCTGCGTGGAGAACATGCCCGACGGCGCCGCCTACCGGCCGGGCGACATCCTCACCAGCATGACCGGCAAGACCGCGGAGATCATCAGCACCGACGCGGAAGGGCGCCTGGTTCTGGCCGATGCCCTGGGCTATGTGGCGCGCTTCAACCCGGCCGCGGTGGTGGACCTGGCCACCCTGACCGGCGCCATCGGCGTGGCCCTGGGCACCCAGGCAGCCGGCCTCTTCGCCAACGATGAAGCCCTGCAACAGGCCCTCCTGGGCGCGGCGGACCGGAGCGGGGAACGCCTCTGGCCCATGCCCTTGTACGACGAGTACAAGGAGGAGATCAAAAGCGACATGGCCGAGGTGAAGAACAGCGGCGGGCGGGATGGCGGCGTGGCCACCAGCGCCAAGTTCCTGGAACACTTCACCGAGGGTTACCCCTGGGCCCACCTGGACATTGCAGCCATGGCCTGGGCCAAGAGCGACCAGAACCCGCTGATCCCCAAGGGCGCGGCGGGCTATGGCGTACGCCTGCTGGTGGAATTGGCAAAAGCCTATTGA
- a CDS encoding aminotransferase class I/II-fold pyridoxal phosphate-dependent enzyme: protein MSQRPSTIPPQQTFTPAARVRGFGTTVFAEFTALAIEHNAVNLGQGFPNFPAPDFIKEAAQRAIAADLNQYARSAGHPRLVNALSAVYSPLFGRELDPLHEIVVTVGATEGIFATIQALVEPGDEVILIEPFYDSYPAAVTMAGGTPVYVPLRPTANRERAAGWALDMDELRAAFSPRTRLLILNTPQNPIGKVFSREELAQIAALVQEFDAYVLSDEVYEWMVYGDGQEPVEHVRIATLPGMWERTITLGSAGKTFSVTGWKIGWAIAPAPIAHAIFMAHQWIPFAVATPLQEAVACAFEEAEARGYFNWLRTTYRQKRDRLLQVLQEVGLQPVSPDGSYFIIFETGHLDVPVPPNTRRDYAVCRWFTQEVGVAAIPPSPFYSPPHKHLTDNLARFTFCKTDDLLEEAAERLRAALG, encoded by the coding sequence ATGTCCCAGCGGCCATCGACCATTCCGCCCCAACAGACCTTCACCCCGGCGGCGCGGGTGCGCGGCTTCGGCACCACCGTATTCGCCGAATTCACCGCCCTGGCCATTGAACACAACGCGGTGAACCTGGGCCAGGGCTTTCCCAACTTCCCGGCGCCCGACTTCATCAAGGAAGCCGCCCAACGGGCCATCGCGGCCGATCTCAACCAGTATGCCCGCAGCGCCGGCCATCCCCGGCTGGTCAACGCCCTGTCTGCGGTTTACAGCCCCCTCTTCGGCCGGGAGCTGGATCCGCTGCACGAGATCGTGGTCACCGTGGGTGCCACCGAGGGCATCTTCGCCACCATCCAGGCCCTGGTGGAGCCGGGCGACGAGGTGATCCTGATCGAACCCTTCTACGACAGCTACCCGGCGGCCGTGACCATGGCTGGTGGCACGCCGGTCTACGTGCCCTTGCGGCCCACGGCGAATCGAGAGCGGGCCGCCGGCTGGGCCCTGGACATGGATGAGCTGCGGGCGGCCTTCAGTCCCCGCACCCGCCTGTTGATCCTCAACACCCCCCAGAACCCCATCGGCAAGGTCTTCAGCCGGGAGGAGCTGGCCCAGATCGCAGCCCTGGTCCAGGAATTCGATGCCTATGTGCTGAGCGACGAAGTGTACGAGTGGATGGTCTACGGCGACGGTCAGGAGCCGGTGGAGCATGTGCGCATCGCCACCCTCCCCGGCATGTGGGAACGGACCATCACCCTGGGCAGCGCGGGCAAGACCTTTTCGGTCACCGGCTGGAAGATCGGTTGGGCCATTGCGCCGGCGCCCATCGCCCACGCCATCTTCATGGCCCACCAGTGGATCCCCTTCGCGGTGGCCACGCCCCTGCAGGAGGCGGTGGCCTGTGCCTTTGAGGAGGCCGAGGCCCGGGGCTATTTCAACTGGCTGCGCACCACGTACCGCCAAAAGCGGGACAGGCTCCTCCAGGTGCTCCAGGAAGTGGGGCTCCAGCCCGTCTCGCCGGATGGATCGTACTTTATCATCTTTGAAACCGGCCACCTGGATGTGCCCGTGCCGCCCAACACCCGGCGGGACTACGCAGTCTGCCGCTGGTTCACCCAGGAGGTCGGCGTGGCGGCGATTCCGCCCAGCCCCTTCTACAGCCCGCCCCACAAGCACCTGACGGACAATCTGGCCCGATTCACCTTCTGCAAGACCGACGACCTGCTGGAGGAGGCGGCTGAGCGCCTGCGGGCCGCGCTGGGTTGA
- a CDS encoding CehA/McbA family metallohydrolase, translated as MSTPPSPHFSPVNLAGLWNQDRRHLDATLRPPQDYANRHGLQNILGIPFELGPADSPNVILLDQEPVTIPLDGARASYILFLHAVEDRVTCYQQGLADYATDGNELGTQVAQYTLEYADGQAAATPILRRFAIQQSRIQWGASPFAAMPAQKPEVFLTTTDEQILGRVPRQPYGRGETRHISGREVRPEHLWVYALPNPHPERPIRQLVLSPGEERAVIYAISITQLQEHPLRPGVRRKLRLTLPEGVEVNRLGELEGVDIDLGTVISARAALDYDADRWQGEEPVVQPRRSDREVLVEYAAHPHARLYLTTGPDSHLAVDLATLDHPAVVEVKPAHRPVTVRVVARESGQPVAVRLHMHGEAGEYLPPRGHHRKVNGYWFEDNYAEFVNLYNQYSYIDGHCVVDLPLGWVYVEITRGYEVRPIRTRVEVKPETEELVFELDKVLRWREQGWVTADTHVHFLSPQTALLEGQAEGVNVVNLLASQWGEMFSNVGDFDGKTTFGAREFGGDGEFLVRVGTENRMQVLGHISLLGYAGAMIHPLCTGGPTESAIGDPLEVTMAEWAERCIAQGGLVVMPHAPNPQLERAADFVLGVVHATEMMTFNPLSPNNIQVNPYGLADWYRYLNLGYQIPVVGGSDKMAASSLLGGIRTYAHLGEREFTYENWMAAVRDGNTFVTVGPLAAITVEGVSPGGQVHLPAGGGTVQVTWRVESVSLPIEQVEVVVGGLTAEQVHVGKALDASGSVALPIRESTWIALRVRGSYKGQAGEIAAHTSAVQVLVDGKPLFSPTDAAAVLDQIEGAIAYVDTLAPRPEAQRFRQLRARLEAAYNRLHQRMHQQGIFHRHTPLHQHDRPHEH; from the coding sequence ATGTCTACACCTCCCTCGCCCCATTTCTCCCCGGTCAACCTGGCCGGCCTGTGGAACCAGGACCGCCGGCATTTGGACGCCACGCTGCGCCCACCGCAGGACTACGCGAACCGACACGGCCTGCAGAACATCCTGGGCATCCCCTTCGAGCTGGGGCCGGCAGACAGCCCCAATGTCATCCTGTTGGACCAGGAGCCGGTCACCATCCCCCTGGACGGCGCCAGGGCCTCCTACATCCTCTTCCTCCACGCCGTGGAGGATCGGGTAACCTGCTACCAGCAAGGGCTGGCCGACTATGCCACCGACGGCAACGAGTTGGGCACCCAGGTGGCCCAGTATACCCTGGAATATGCCGACGGCCAGGCAGCAGCCACCCCGATCCTGCGACGCTTCGCCATCCAGCAGAGTCGCATCCAGTGGGGTGCCAGCCCCTTCGCGGCCATGCCGGCCCAGAAGCCCGAGGTCTTCCTCACCACCACCGACGAGCAGATCCTGGGTCGGGTCCCCCGGCAGCCTTACGGCCGGGGAGAAACCCGCCACATCTCTGGCCGGGAGGTGCGCCCGGAGCATCTGTGGGTCTATGCCCTGCCCAACCCCCACCCAGAGCGCCCCATCCGCCAACTGGTGCTGAGCCCGGGCGAGGAGCGGGCCGTGATCTACGCCATCTCCATCACCCAGCTCCAGGAGCACCCCCTGCGGCCCGGCGTGCGCCGCAAGCTCCGACTGACCTTGCCCGAGGGGGTGGAAGTCAATCGTCTGGGTGAGCTGGAAGGAGTGGACATCGACCTGGGCACGGTGATCTCGGCTCGGGCCGCCCTGGACTACGACGCCGACCGCTGGCAGGGTGAAGAGCCGGTGGTCCAGCCCCGGCGCTCCGACCGGGAGGTGCTGGTGGAGTACGCCGCACATCCCCATGCCCGGCTCTACCTGACCACCGGCCCAGACAGCCATCTGGCGGTGGATCTGGCCACCCTGGATCACCCGGCTGTGGTGGAAGTGAAGCCGGCGCACCGGCCGGTCACGGTGCGGGTGGTGGCACGGGAGAGCGGACAGCCTGTGGCCGTGCGCCTGCACATGCACGGCGAGGCGGGGGAATATCTGCCGCCCCGGGGGCATCACCGCAAGGTCAACGGCTACTGGTTCGAAGATAACTACGCCGAGTTCGTGAACCTCTACAACCAGTACAGCTACATCGACGGCCATTGTGTGGTGGACCTGCCCCTGGGTTGGGTCTACGTGGAGATCACCCGGGGGTACGAAGTCAGACCCATCCGCACTCGAGTGGAGGTGAAGCCCGAAACGGAAGAACTTGTCTTCGAGCTGGACAAGGTTCTGCGCTGGCGGGAGCAGGGATGGGTCACCGCCGACACCCATGTCCACTTCCTGAGTCCCCAGACAGCTCTGCTGGAAGGACAGGCAGAAGGGGTCAACGTGGTCAATCTGCTGGCCAGCCAGTGGGGTGAAATGTTCAGCAACGTGGGGGATTTCGACGGCAAGACCACCTTCGGCGCCCGGGAGTTTGGCGGGGATGGGGAGTTCCTGGTACGGGTGGGCACGGAAAACCGCATGCAAGTCCTGGGGCACATTTCACTCTTGGGCTATGCCGGCGCCATGATCCACCCCCTCTGCACAGGCGGCCCCACCGAATCGGCCATCGGCGACCCGTTGGAAGTGACCATGGCCGAGTGGGCCGAACGCTGCATCGCCCAGGGGGGGCTGGTGGTCATGCCCCATGCGCCCAACCCCCAGTTGGAACGCGCGGCCGACTTCGTGCTGGGGGTGGTCCACGCCACCGAGATGATGACCTTCAACCCCCTCTCGCCCAACAACATCCAGGTCAACCCATACGGGCTGGCCGATTGGTACCGCTACCTCAACCTGGGCTACCAGATCCCGGTGGTGGGCGGCTCCGACAAAATGGCCGCGTCCTCCCTGCTGGGCGGCATCCGCACCTATGCCCACCTGGGGGAACGGGAATTCACCTACGAGAACTGGATGGCCGCGGTGCGGGACGGCAATACCTTTGTGACCGTGGGCCCGCTGGCGGCCATCACCGTGGAGGGGGTGAGTCCCGGTGGACAGGTGCACCTGCCCGCCGGCGGCGGCACCGTCCAGGTGACCTGGCGGGTGGAATCGGTGAGCCTGCCCATTGAGCAGGTGGAGGTGGTGGTCGGCGGCCTGACGGCAGAGCAGGTGCACGTGGGCAAAGCCCTGGACGCATCGGGGAGCGTTGCCTTGCCCATCCGGGAATCCACCTGGATCGCGCTGCGGGTGCGGGGCAGCTACAAGGGCCAGGCCGGAGAGATTGCGGCCCACACCAGTGCGGTGCAGGTGTTGGTGGACGGAAAGCCCCTGTTCTCTCCCACGGATGCTGCCGCGGTGCTGGATCAAATTGAGGGAGCCATCGCCTATGTGGATACCCTGGCCCCTCGCCCGGAAGCCCAGCGCTTCCGGCAGCTCCGGGCCCGACTGGAAGCGGCCTACAACCGCCTCCACCAGCGGATGCACCAGCAGGGGATCTTTCACCGGCACACGCCCCTGCACCAACACGACCGGCCCCATGAGCATTAG
- a CDS encoding RNA polymerase sigma factor has product MKNPLHFAARSREREEATPQAIPSEAAVPQETDTAADGESAPDAQVGTQAEEALLVEQARQDPAAFGILYERYVDRIYAYIFHRVGNTQDAEDLTARTFYRALDRLDSYEDRGLPFSAWLFRIAHNLVANWHRDRKRRHFLSLDRLWFHGHSQESPEERVEEEERLAALSAAIERLPEERKNLLFYKFGSRLSNLEIGELMNKSESAIKSLYFRTLAALRKDLEARGWGMNADGHSSEAEDDQEQLS; this is encoded by the coding sequence GTGAAAAATCCGCTACATTTTGCCGCCCGGAGCCGGGAGCGGGAGGAAGCAACGCCCCAGGCGATTCCATCCGAAGCGGCTGTGCCCCAGGAAACCGATACCGCCGCCGACGGTGAGTCTGCGCCTGACGCCCAGGTGGGTACCCAGGCAGAGGAGGCGCTGTTGGTGGAGCAGGCCCGGCAGGATCCGGCCGCGTTTGGCATCCTCTACGAGCGCTACGTCGATCGGATCTACGCCTACATCTTCCACCGGGTCGGAAATACTCAGGACGCGGAAGACCTGACCGCCCGCACCTTTTACCGGGCGTTGGATCGCCTGGATTCGTATGAGGATCGGGGGCTTCCCTTTTCTGCCTGGCTCTTCCGCATTGCCCACAACCTGGTGGCCAACTGGCACCGCGACCGGAAGCGGCGTCATTTCCTCTCCCTGGACCGCCTCTGGTTCCATGGCCACAGCCAGGAGTCGCCTGAGGAACGGGTGGAAGAGGAGGAGAGGCTGGCTGCCCTCTCCGCTGCCATTGAGCGCCTGCCCGAGGAGCGGAAGAATCTGCTTTTCTACAAATTTGGCAGCCGGCTCTCCAATCTGGAGATCGGGGAGCTCATGAACAAGAGTGAAAGCGCCATCAAATCCCTCTACTTTCGGACCCTGGCGGCCCTGCGCAAGGACCTGGAAGCCCGGGGGTGGGGGATGAACGCGGATGGCCATTCATCAGAGGCCGAAGACGACCAGGAACAGCTGTCATGA
- the ychF gene encoding redox-regulated ATPase YchF, whose amino-acid sequence MGLTIGLIGLPNVGKSTVFNALIEEQQAEVANYPFCTIEPNRAIVPVRDPRVETIARLTGVARIIYATVEFVDIAGLVKGASQGEGLGNQFLGHIRNTAALVHVVRCFEDENVVHVHGELDPRADIETVNLELILADLEQLQRKIERLSRQAKADRHLQPVLDLARRLEEHLAAGRLASQFQERESQAFQQLNRELQFLTAKPVIYAANVDEAGLAEDNDYVRAVQAVAAEQGAAMVKLCAQLEAEMAGLSLDERHQFLQASGASESGLEQVVRTSFRLLGLITFFTFNEEEARAWEIPQGSTAPEAAGTIHTDFQRGFIRAEVLPYEQFVQYGSWQAARTAGAVRLEGKEYVVQDGDIIFFRFHV is encoded by the coding sequence ATGGGGTTGACCATCGGGCTGATCGGCCTGCCCAACGTGGGCAAAAGCACCGTCTTCAACGCCCTCATTGAAGAACAGCAGGCCGAAGTGGCCAACTATCCCTTCTGCACCATTGAGCCCAACCGGGCCATCGTGCCGGTCCGCGACCCCCGGGTGGAGACCATCGCCCGGCTGACCGGCGTAGCCCGCATCATCTACGCCACGGTGGAGTTCGTGGACATCGCCGGTCTGGTGAAGGGGGCCAGCCAGGGGGAAGGGTTGGGCAACCAGTTCCTGGGCCACATCCGCAACACGGCTGCCCTGGTCCACGTGGTGCGTTGCTTTGAAGACGAGAACGTGGTCCACGTCCACGGAGAGCTGGATCCCCGGGCCGACATTGAAACCGTCAATCTAGAGTTGATCCTGGCCGACCTGGAGCAGCTCCAGCGCAAGATCGAGCGGCTCAGCCGCCAGGCCAAGGCAGACCGGCACCTCCAGCCCGTCCTGGATCTGGCCCGGCGACTGGAGGAGCACCTGGCCGCGGGGCGCCTGGCCAGCCAATTTCAGGAGCGGGAGAGCCAGGCGTTCCAGCAGCTCAACCGGGAGCTCCAGTTCCTCACGGCCAAGCCGGTCATCTACGCCGCCAACGTGGATGAAGCCGGCCTGGCCGAGGACAACGACTATGTGCGAGCCGTGCAGGCGGTGGCCGCTGAACAGGGCGCTGCCATGGTCAAGCTGTGCGCCCAGCTGGAGGCCGAAATGGCCGGCCTCAGCCTGGACGAAAGGCATCAATTCCTGCAGGCGTCCGGCGCCTCCGAGAGCGGCCTGGAGCAGGTGGTGCGCACCAGCTTTCGGCTGCTGGGGCTCATCACCTTCTTCACTTTCAACGAAGAAGAAGCGCGCGCGTGGGAGATTCCCCAGGGATCGACCGCGCCGGAGGCTGCGGGCACCATCCACACCGACTTCCAGCGGGGCTTCATCCGCGCCGAAGTGCTACCCTATGAGCAGTTTGTGCAATATGGAAGCTGGCAGGCAGCCCGTACCGCCGGCGCGGTGCGGCTGGAAGGGAAGGAGTACGTGGTGCAGGACGGCGATATCATCTTCTTCCGCTTCCACGTTTGA